A genome region from Brassica oleracea var. oleracea cultivar TO1000 chromosome C2, BOL, whole genome shotgun sequence includes the following:
- the LOC106327607 gene encoding F-box/kelch-repeat protein SKIP11-like — translation MLEERSPDSCLSSRVFSTSRISESSWSNSFMFPEHDDDGGDKLSNGKRALEVASEIRPTKSLKLMGVSIQYDSDSSDYSGTSQESDSNNNGGDSTDSHSLFNQIGRDNSIDCLIRCSRSDYGSIASLSRNFRSLVKSGEIYRLRRQNGFVEHWVYFSCQPLEWVAFDPVERRWMQLPTMPSSVTFMGADKESLAVGTDLLVLGQAGFSSYVIYRYSLLTNSWSSGMEMNSPRCLFGSASLGEIAIFAGGFDSQRKILDSAEMYNSELQTWTTLPMMNKPRKMCSGVFMDGKFYVIGGIGGPDSKLLTCGEEYDLDTKKWTHIPDLSPPRSRADVSSANDAPPLVAVVNNQLYAADHADMEVRKYDKEKKRWLTVGRLPERAGSVNGWGLAFRACGERLIVIGGPRNSGGGFIELNSWIPSDGGPPQWTLLDRKHSPNFVYNCAVMGC, via the coding sequence ATGTTGGAAGAACGATCACCAGATTCGTGTTTGAGTTCAAGGGTCTTCTCAACCTCTCGCATCTCTGAATCATCCTGGTCCAACTCTTTCATGTTTCCAGAGCATGATGATGATGGTGGTGATAAGCTCAGCAATGGCAAACGAGCTTTGGAGGTTGCTAGCGAGATCAGACCCACCAAGTCACTTAAACTAATGGGGGTTTCGATTCAGTACGATAGCGATTCTTCTGACTATTCAGGGACGAGTCAAGAGTCTGATTCTAACAACAACGGTGGAGACTCGACAGATTCTCATTCTCTTTTCAACCAGATTGGTCGTGACAACTCCATAGACTGTCTGATCCGCTGCTCACGGTCTGACTACGGCTCCATTGCTTCCTTGAGTCGAAATTTTCGTTCTTTGGTGAAGAGTGGAGAGATCTATAGACTAAGGAGACAGAACGGGTTCGTGGAGCATTGGGTTTACTTCTCTTGCCAGCCCTTGGAATGGGTCGCATTCGACCCGGTCGAGAGGAGGTGGATGCAGCTGCCTACAATGCCTTCTAGTGTCACCTTCATGGGTGCAGATAAGGAGTCTCTAGCCGTCGGCACGGATCTACTCGTCTTAGGGCAAGCTGGCTTCTCCTCTTACGTTATATACAGATACAGCCTTCTAACCAACTCGTGGTCTTCCGGTATGGAGATGAACTCTCCGAGGTGCTTGTTTGGATCTGCCAGTCTTGGAGAGATTGCTATATTCGCCGGTGGGTTTGATTCTCAGAGGAAGATTCTTGACTCCGCTGAGATGTATAACTCCGAGCTTCAAACTTGGACGACTCTTCCTATGATGAACAAGCCGAGGAAGATGTGTTCTGGCGTTTTCATGGACGGGAAGTTCTATGTGATCGGCGGTATCGGCGGCCCTGATTCCAAACTCTTGACTTGCGGCGAAGAGTATGACTTGGACACCAAGAAATGGACTCATATCCCTGACTTGTCGCCTCCGAGGAGCCGCGCTGATGTGTCATCAGCCAACGACGCGCCTCCTCTCGTTGCTGTTGTGAATAACCAACTGTACGCTGCTGATCACGCGGATATGGAAGTGAGGAAGTATGATAAGGAGAAGAAGAGATGGTTGACTGTTGGGAGGTTGCCCGAGAGAGCTGGCTCGGTTAACGGATGGGGGCTTGCTTTTAGAGCTTGCGGGGAGAGGCTGATCGTTATAGGTGGACCGAGGAACTCGGGAGGTGGGTTTATAGAGCTGAACTCTTGGATACCGAGCGACGGTGGTCCACCGCAGTGGACGTTGCTTGATAGGAAACATTCTCCTAACTTTGTGTACAATTGCGCAGTGATGGGTTGCTGA
- the LOC106322972 gene encoding uncharacterized protein LOC106322972 gives MNSLHRIVGSITRTTIAHPISSRVPHTLPSILADFMSTKPRNDDDEDKWNDAWESAWLPDDLTDKTRAPWETDVNFPSTEGEIDVEAKAFVEDMNEHWDERRGKSGKKEEEKKERKEIGGGESLYSVETMKKDYRLKKQRVHASLWVKEIEKMEEAKLGDDSGSGGGGADDIDRLLDSCSEIFDSVDHDFDKLEVSSGSELKNKPDGWESTTKEQDGNLWEMSQREEDILLQEFDRRISFCKFQIASFIKQHIFSRRRPIDGWRYMIEVIGPNARKGKGSVSRLPALSDVSTQPFKEETGSLSTFKRRSNRDL, from the exons ATGAATTCTCTTCACCGTATTGTAGGATCGATCACCAGAACAACGATCGCACACCCAATCTCCTCCAGGGTTCCGCACACCCTCCCTTCGATCCTCGCCGATTTCATGTCCACAAAGCCCCGAAACGACGACGACGAAGACAAATGGAACGACGCGTGGGAATCAGCTTGGCTCCCCGACGATCTCACCGACAAGACCCGAGCGCCGTGGGAGACGGACGTGAACTTCCCTTCCACGGAGGGGGAAATCGACGTGGAGGCGAAGGCGTTCGTGGAGGATATGAACGAGCACTGGGACGAGAGGAGAGGGAAGAGCGGGAAGAAGGAGGAGGAGAAGAAAGAGAGGAAGGAGATCGGAGGAGGAGAGTCGCTGTACAGCGTGGAGACGATGAAGAAGGATTATAGGTTGAAGAAGCAGAGAGTTCACGCGTCTTTGTGGGTTAAGGAGATTGAGAAGATGGAGGAAGCTAAGTTGGGGGATGATTCTGGATCTGGTGGTGGAGGTGCTGATGATATCGATAGGCTTCTTGATAGCTGCTCTGA GATTTTCGACTCGGTAGACCATGATTTCGACAAATTGGAAGTCTCAAGTGGATCTGAACTGAAAAACAAGCCTGATGGTTGGGAATCAACAACAAAAGAACAAGATGGAAATCTCTGGGAAATGTCACAAAGAGAAGAAGACATTCTTCTCCAAGAATTCGATCGCCGCATTTCCTTCTGCAAATTTCAG ATAGCTAGTTTTATAAAGCAACACATATTCAGCAGGAGGAGACCGATTGATGGGTGGAGATATATGATCGAAGTGATTGGTCCAAATGCTAGAAAAGGCAAAGGTAGTGTTTCTAGGCTCCCTGCTTTGTCCGATGTTTCGACTCAACCCTTTAAAGAAGAAACTGGTAGTCTCAGTACCTTCAAGCGTCGGTCAAACAGAGATTTGTGA
- the LOC106324705 gene encoding uncharacterized protein LOC106324705: MLPERRSTVASSSYQNPSGQNDNSFLLLRRGKKFGGRIGKLKLSHLFFFFVSLFFFSCIFSGHKLLFHGSELLPHSERNHHLKTHLFTSSELDMGLNSSHIQKPPGSKKRNKHLPCEVPLAESVNHILEPHEYLDSKPFSLGFVETETSDKPRFGGHQTLKERERSYSAINQTIHCGFVKGGLHQGSGFDLSEKDRAYMKNCVVSVSSCIFGSSDFLRRPATKKISEFSKRNVCFVMFLDEQTLSKLASEGHVPDKQGFVGLWKTVVVSNLPYTDMRKTGKVPKFLSHRLFPSSRYSIWIDSKMRLTTDPLLIIDFFLWRTKSEFAISNHYDRHCVWDEVVQNKRLNKYNHTAIDEQFMFYRSDGLKKFDPSDPNSPLPSYVPEGSFIVRAHTPMSNLFSCLWFNEVDRFTSRDQLSFAYTYLKLQRLNPSRPLRLNMFKDCERRALTKLFHHRVDSSPHSPPA, translated from the exons ATGTTACCGGAGAGAAGAAGCACGGTTGCTTCTTCTTCTTACCAGAACCCTTCTGGTCAGAATGATAATTCATTTCTACTTCTTAGAAGAGGAAAGAAGTTTGGTGGTAGGATAGGGAAGTTGAAGCTGTCACACTTGTTCTTCTTCTTCGTCTCGCTTTTCTTCTTCTCTTGCATCTTCTCTGGCCATAAACTTCTCTTTCATG GTTCTGAGTTGTTACCTCATTCCGAGCGAAACC ATCACTTGAAAACTCATCTCTTCACGTCATCGGAGCTTGATATGGGATTAAACTCATCCCACATTCAAAAACCACCAGGAAGCAAGAAGAGAAACAAAC ATTTGCCTTGTGAAGTTCCACTTGCTGAGTCTGTTAATCACATACTTGAGCCTCACGAGTATTTAGATTCCAAGCCCTTTTCCTTAGGCTTTGTAGAGACTGAGACATCTGATAAGCCTAGATTTGGAGGACACCAAACACTCAAGGAAAGAGAGAGGTCTTACTCTGCGATAAACCAGACAATTCACTGTGGTTTTGTGAAAGGAGGACTTCATCAAGGTAGTGGATTTGATTTGAGCGAAAAGGATAGAGCCTACATGAAGAACTGTGTAGTCTCTGTGTCTTCTTGCATTTTTGGAAGCTCTGATTTTCTAAGAAGACCTGCAACCAAAAAG ATCAGTGAGTTCTCAAAGCGAAATGTTTGTTTTGTGATGTTTCTTGATGAGCAAACACTATCAAAACTGGCTAGTGAAGGGCATGTTCCTGACAAGCAAGGCTTTGTTGGTCTATGGAAAACTGTAGTAGTAAGCAATTTGCCTTACACTGACATGCGGAAGACAGGGAAAGTTCCAAAGTTTCTGTCACACCGCCTTTTTCCTTCTTCTAG GTATTCGATTTGGATAGACAGTAAGATGAGACTTACTACAGATCCTCTGCTGATAATTGACTTCTTCTTATGGAGAACAAAGTCAGAGTTCGCTATCTCAAACCATTATGACCGACACTGTGTTTGGGATGAGGTGGTACAGAACAAACGGCTCAACAAGTACAACCACACTGCCATTGATGAACAGTTTATGTTCTACCGATCAGATGGACTAAAAAAGTTTGACCCTTCAGATCCTAACTCTCCTCTTCCAAGTT ATGTGCCTGAAGGTTCGTTTATAGTAAGAGCTCATACACCAATGTCAAACCTATTCTCATGTCTTTGGTTCAATGAAGTTGACCGGTTTACATCACGAGATCAGTTGAGTTTTGCATACACGTACCTTAAACTTCAGAGACTCAATCCAAGTAGACCATTACGCCTTAACATGTTCAAG GATTGTGAGCGTCGAGCATTGACTAAACTCTTCCACCACCGCGTAGACTCATCACCTCATTCACCTCCTGCTTGA
- the LOC106322788 gene encoding protein PHYTOCHROME KINASE SUBSTRATE 1 produces MVTLISSSASTPKISFDFTKDNNYPSLNLPVSSSPSSSCLRIKEEAVVATKTLMEPCNPLIINNNPIDDQELGDEKKVVKKAPEEPEIGVFGAEKYFSGDMDSDQSSSVLSLTKPEVERFVVEMKQTEKKSTGTASVCTESSWNSQSLLLKNKLVNSCNGSLQDKKTNSGQIQKVNNNKKSFLSNLRCKCCSDVDDKISVKRSSASTGSKIENQMSSLVNLNTELIKIQKQEDLVQRKSPEVFGSPVTIEKKLTMPPWESRSEGSDSSSDLFEIDNLTGKPKPFLTRQVSDYAPSEVSIEWSVVTESAAGFSVMSECATSPVRRNRSSHIPRVPTKNAPQIRKTNSSSRSGGFLLSCKSYKSVMVSGDSDRRSSMNKNKTSPSYVPRFPMETTKPKSFETRRKLTVKL; encoded by the coding sequence ATGGTGACGTTAATATCATCATCTGCTTCAACACCAAAGATATCTTTTGATTTCACCAAGGACAACAACTATCCCAGCCTCAATCTCCCTGTCTCTTCTTCTCCTTCTTCTTCTTGCTTGAGAATCAAGGAAGAAGCTGTTGTCGCAACCAAGACGCTCATGGAACCCTGCAACCCCCTAATCATTAACAACAATCCTATAGATGATCAGGAGCTTGGAGATGAGAAGAAGGTGGTTAAGAAAGCTCCTGAAGAACCAGAGATTGGTGTGTTTGGAGCTGAGAAGTACTTCAGTGGAGACATGGATTCAGACCAGAGTTCTAGTGTTCTGTCTCTGACAAAACCCGAAGTTGAGCGGTTTGTTGTTGAAATGAAGCAGACAGAGAAGAAATCTACTGGAACGGCGAGTGTATGTACTGAATCAAGCTGGAATAGTCAGAGCTTGTTGCTTAAGAACAAACTGGTGAATAGCTGCAACGGTTCCTTGCAAGACAAGAAGACTAATAGTGGTCAGATTCAAAAGGTGAACAACAATAAGAAGAGCTTTCTCTCAAACCTTAGGTGTAAATGCTGTTCTGATGTGGATGATAAGATCTCGGTTAAGAGAAGCTCTGCTTCCACTGGGAGCAAGATCGAGAATCAGATGAGTTCTTTAGTGAATCTGAACACAGAACTGATCAAGATTCAGAAGCAAGAAGACTTGGTGCAGAGGAAGTCTCCTGAAGTGTTTGGATCTCCTGTAACTATCGAGAAGAAACTCACAATGCCTCCATGGGAATCAAGAAGTGAAGGGAGTGATTCTAGCTCGGATCTGTTCGAGATAGACAATCTTACAGGTAAACCAAAACCTTTTCTTACAAGGCAAGTAAGTGATTATGCTCCGAGCGAAGTAAGCATAGAGTGGAGCGTAGTGACAGAAAGTGCAGCAGGTTTCTCTGTTATGTCAGAATGTGCAACAAGCCCTGTAAGAAGAAACCGCTCTTCTCATATTCCTCGGGTCCCTACCAAAAATGCACCGCAGATTCGGAAAACGAATAGCAGCAGCAGAAGTGGTGGTTTCTTGTTGAGCTGCAAGAGTTATAAATCTGTTATGGTTTCTGGTGATTCAGACAGAAGAAGTAGCATGAACAAGAACAAGACATCCCCAAGTTATGTTCCAAGATTCCCAATGGAGACTACTAAACCTAAGAGTTTTGAAACACGAAGAAAACTCACAGTAAAACTGTAA